One Candidatus Vicinibacter affinis DNA window includes the following coding sequences:
- a CDS encoding zf-TFIIB domain-containing protein, which produces MKCPNCNVILIMTDRNGIEIDYCPDCRGVWLDRGELDKIIERSSEKVINVQHESYSDKQRHTTDKEFQYKKKKGLLEDLFDF; this is translated from the coding sequence ATGAAGTGTCCAAATTGTAATGTAATTCTCATAATGACAGACCGAAACGGTATTGAAATCGACTACTGTCCAGATTGTCGTGGAGTTTGGCTTGACCGCGGCGAACTAGATAAAATTATCGAACGTTCCTCGGAAAAAGTCATAAATGTTCAACACGAAAGTTACTCTGATAAGCAACGACATACAACAGACAAGGAATTTCAATACAAGAAGAAAAAAGGATTATTAGAGGATTTGTTTGATTTCTAA
- a CDS encoding NAD(P)H-binding protein, with product MKQTILGAGGAIGIELAKALATYTTDIRLVSRNPKKVNLNDELFPADLNNREDVFKAVEGSEIIYVTVGFAYNIKIWQKLWPPFIKNVIDACMQHNAKMVFFDNIYAIGGDNVKHITEESPMSPCSKKGEVRAEVDKIILDAIENRKLNAIIARSPDFFSEVKAASMAMNLIYDNLIKGKKAQWLCDAKKVHNMGYTPDLAMGTAILGNTPDAYNQVWNLPTDSEKITGEGWINLFAKEMNTSNKYQVLPNWLIKVLGLFIPIMKELPEMNYQYDRDYFFDSSKFNSRFNYTPIKNAVAVKQTVESLSEKNTSV from the coding sequence ATGAAACAGACAATATTGGGAGCTGGTGGAGCAATTGGAATTGAACTGGCGAAAGCATTGGCAACGTATACCACCGACATAAGGTTGGTAAGCCGAAATCCGAAGAAAGTAAATCTTAACGATGAACTTTTCCCGGCAGACCTCAACAATCGAGAAGATGTTTTTAAGGCTGTAGAAGGCAGCGAAATAATTTATGTCACTGTGGGTTTTGCTTACAATATTAAGATATGGCAAAAGTTGTGGCCACCATTTATCAAGAATGTTATCGATGCATGTATGCAACACAATGCAAAAATGGTGTTCTTCGACAATATCTATGCAATAGGTGGAGATAATGTAAAACATATCACTGAAGAATCTCCGATGAGTCCTTGTAGTAAAAAGGGGGAAGTAAGAGCCGAAGTTGATAAAATCATTTTGGATGCTATCGAGAATCGGAAACTGAATGCAATCATTGCCCGTTCGCCCGATTTCTTCAGCGAAGTGAAAGCTGCCAGCATGGCTATGAATTTGATTTATGATAATCTGATTAAAGGCAAAAAAGCCCAATGGTTGTGCGATGCAAAAAAAGTGCACAACATGGGTTATACTCCAGACCTTGCCATGGGAACTGCCATACTTGGTAATACCCCGGATGCCTATAATCAGGTATGGAACTTGCCGACAGACTCGGAAAAAATAACCGGTGAAGGCTGGATAAATCTTTTTGCAAAAGAAATGAACACCAGCAATAAATATCAGGTATTGCCTAACTGGCTCATAAAAGTTTTAGGATTGTTTATTCCAATCATGAAGGAATTACCAGAGATGAACTACCAGTATGACAGGGATTATTTTTTCGACAGTTCAAAATTTAATAGTCGGTTCAACTATACCCCGATCAAAAACGCCGTTGCAGTAAAGCAAACGGTTGAATCATTGTCGGAAAAGAATACAAGCGTATAA